A region of the Lycium ferocissimum isolate CSIRO_LF1 unplaced genomic scaffold, AGI_CSIRO_Lferr_CH_V1 ctg13896, whole genome shotgun sequence genome:
GCTACGACAGTGTAAGGGCGTCTAGAGGAGGAGTAAACAGTGCAGGAGCTACCGGAAAACCGGAAGCTCCGGTATAATCTGATGAAGTGGTGGTGCTTTTTAAGAAATGGTAAGGGAAAAGAGCGAGGAACTTGAGTTATGGTCTGCACCCTTAAAAGGTTATAGATTTACAATGTAGTCCAACCTCCTTTCAATATTTGTCCATGAATAAAACTTCAAATATTTGAGTTTTTTCAAGTGTTTACTTATaagtttcatttattatttcaacTTTGACTTCAAATATAGAATTTGAAGTTCCAAAAATAGGGTTGAACagtatttcaaattttaaattctctatttcaaattttcattcACAacattttaaagtaaaatttatGTCCAAATTGTCACGTCCCAAACCATGGCTTGGGCGTAACACGCTCGGTGCCTAACTGCATATGACCAAGCGAACCATATGGATGGCTTAATCAACATGAGACATGTACTATCGTGGAATATGActtaaacatgaaaatatgaataaagCATGGGGTTTAAATATAATACTGAAGATACTGTCTGAGAGTATATATGCAGAAGTAGTCTGAAAACATAATAAATacgaagccgacaaggctatacgATACTGAACATCTGACATAACATGCTAGACCAGTCTATAAAACCTCTAAAGATGAGTCTAAATACTAAATTATTTACTGGGACAAGGCCTCCTGCATACCTCTACTGCCTAATAtgacatgaacatgaaataaaaataacaccCCGAAtgaagtggggctcaccaatagcggATACGTGTGAGATCCTAGCGAGCAGTCctgtcgtcctgtaaatcagtACCCGCAAAATGCAAGTCCCGAGCAATAGGGATGTAAGTACACTGAaattgtacttgtatgtaaGGTAACTGAATGAATAAAAGCGGTcacatgaaataataagaactgaaactgtaaCTGTAAagctggacatgaacatgagcataaTCTGACAggcatataatataatatgagtaaatcattttaagtgggagatccttagtataaccgacatgtaattGCCACGTGAGCACGTGGcttctgatctctgcccgatcagctaagccatctcatACCTTGTCAGGGTataagacatgaacatgacgtGACTGGATCCATAAAATAACCAGAAATAggtaacatgaaggaatcgtcctaataAGGCGGATCGATCCTTATCCTATGATGGaatacgtagtttcaggtattAAACCTTCTCGGTAATACGTGCAATTCCTAAAaccatgaacatgaacatggtTGGATGAAAAGCTCAtgacttgtaaacatgatttgtATCTATAATCTAACATGTACATAGACATATAATATAACTTATATGAAGCATGGAAACATGTAAAATCTATAGAACAAAACAATATTGATTCCTGACTTGTATTTGATAACCCATGGAGTTCAAAACATGAgtattcatggattacggacataTTCATGGTAATCGAAATGATAGTCATGAATACAAATAACCGGACTAAGCATGATAACATATAACTATTGACATGTATCTAGGGTTTATGATGAACTGAGACATAATTTCCCAACTCTGAGGAAAAATcgtgttttcatgaattaaacgTGATgtgggaagaacaatgatgttccctcacgtggatagaagccctacataTATTAATTGATCCAAAACACCCAAAGAAGAATCCAAACTTTGAAAAAGAATCCCAAAAATCTGAACTTGAATCCTTGAGAAGGGTTTTCTAGAAAACCCTATGATTGTAGAGTAGAATCTTGTTAATAATCTCATGTATAATAGCTAGAATTACTTAGAAATATTTAGGAGGGACTTACCTTGGTGGGAAaggatgaggagaggagagaaaatTTGTGGTATGgtttgaagaagtgaagaataaaatgaaaaataaggaaaacaaaGCATTTATAAATGTTGCAGGGATCGCAGGCCATAGAGGGCGTGTCgcgtgttgacacccaattttgtacCGTCctctctaaaatatttatttacgcCGCTGATATTTTGAcaactttaaaataattatttatatttttttttattttttttactataagtattaACTTTTTATTGGCATTTTTGTTATCgttgaaaatatttattatattacgcgctgattattattttattattatgattattattaataattatttatattattttttttattattatttttactatttGCGTTTAGGCAGATTAACTTTTTATTTCGCACAATTAAATGATAgcgtttatttatttttaaaatattgttgCACGGCTATTACAATGTCATACAATTTTATTACCTGAGCACTAATAATTACATAATTTATATTAGGTGATATTTTAGCACACTtagtatataattaattaaaatgggtcctttatttcaaatttataaaGCCCCATATTTTAAAGGGAAAACTTACTAAGCTATTTTTAACAGCCTTTACCTAACAATTTATAGctacttttctatatttatcgTTAGTTtttgttatattattattatgatcgtattattattatatattatcaATTATagattattatatattattcattttattaaattattaaattattattattagtttaaCCACGTTTCTCTCTCAAATTTATCTTTTAGAAATATAATACGGAAAAATATACAACTTTGGAATACAAtaaaatatggttgattgtttaagaaatataaaattgtagtatgCACATATAcgatggaatacaatgaaatatatcgaaattgtttcataaattagaaatacattgaaatacaacgaaatatcGCAGTATTTTATTTCCACACACAATGCGTTTTAAATGATAAAGCTTTTTTAGTAGATTTATAAATAGCttaaaagtttatttattttatagcaACATATTGCCTCCATAACTAAATCGAGAAGGGGCGAGCTCTATTACAATGTCATACAATTTTATTACCTGAGCACTAATAATTACATAATTGAAGGAATATATTCCGGggcgagggagagagagagagagagagaaagagaagggtgATATTTTAGCTTGTGAAATACGGACACTAGTTATgagtatataattaattaaaatgggtTATTATTATTTCAGAATAGTTATGACAAGCCCCATATTTTAAATCCATCAGCCAAATTATGGACTCATCCGTTCCAATTAATCCACAAACCTTCTTGGACCAGTCCATTAATGACCAGCcatatttaaattcatcaacccaaTTTTCAGAGCGGGGTCCCTTGATGACAGTGTCCATTTCTTTCCTcattgtctctctctctctaaactAACAGTCTTCTTCCTCTTCCCATCCCCAACTCCCTCacctacccccaccccaccccccaactCCGGCCAGCAACCTCTCGGTAGCCCCCCAGGTAagttttctctttctctctccttgGGTTTGTGACAGCCCTATACCCACCCCCACTCCTATTCTTCTCCtatcttccttttcttcttttcccttCTCTCCTCTCCTTCTATCTGGTCCGACATATTCAAGCTTCCCGTCGTGAACAGTATTTTCGGTGTGAACCGTGAACAGTGATTTCGGCGTCAGCAGGTTCTGTCTAACTGGAGTTGGTAcctccagttttttttttaattctctgTATTTTATCCTTGCTGCTAATTTGCATTCTTACATTACTTGTTTCGTTCTTGTCGTAGTAGTTACACTTTCATCTAGATTAGTACTAACTTGTGTTTTAGTATTGATTACTGCCTGGTCGAGTAGTTTATATTTGCTTTACTGGCTTTGGTAGACGATGGTGGACTAGAGTCATGTTCTCGGATAGGGGTGAGGGTTAGAGGGGGTAGGTGGGTTAAGAGAGTCTCTAGTCTAcgagtagggtcttggaatATTGGGACTCTAACGGGGAAGTCCATCGAactagttaagattcttaagaagaggaggattaatatagcttgtgTCCAGGAGACTAAATGGGTAGGATCCAGGGCTCAAGATGTGGATGAGTATAAGTTATGGTTCTTAGGTAGGTCGAGGGATAAGAATGGGGTAGGTATTTTAGTAGATAATGACTTACGAGAACAGGTGGTAGGGGTTAAGAGAGTCAGCGATAGGTTGATGACGATTAAGCTGGTCGTTGGAGGGTTTATTTTGCACATTATTAGTGCTTACGCGCCGCAAGCGGGCTTGGGCGGAGAGGAGAAAAGACTTTTTTGGGAAGATTTGGACGAGATGATGGGAAGTATACCGTCCACTGAGAAGCTATTCATCGGAGGAGATTTCAATGGGCACATTGGGTCAATTTCAGGGGGATATGACGATGTGCATGGAGGATATGGTTTCGGGGACAGGAACGGAGGAGGAGTTGCACTGTTGGATTTTGCAAAAGCCTTTGAGCTGATGGTGGCCAATTCGAGTTTCCCGAAGAGGGAggagcacttggtaacctttCGTAGTTCGGTGGCTAAGACGCAGATAGACTTTTTACTTCTTAGGAAGGATGATAAAGGTCTTTGTAAAGGCGCAAGGTGATCCCGAGTGAGAATCTAACGACCCAGCATAAGCTCTTGGTGATGGATTTAGAAATCAAGATGAGGAAGAGAAAGAGGGTCGTGGACGACAGGCCTAGGATCAAATGGGGGAGTTTGACCATGACGGGTGCCCTGGAGATGGGGGAGAAGCTGAGATCTATGGGATCCTGGGAGAGTAGTGGGGAGGCGACCAATATGTGGGATAGGACGGCCAGTTGCATTAGGGAAGTTGTTAGAGAGGTGCTGGGGCTCTCGAAGGGTAGCCGTGGTCGGCACCGAGGGGACTGGTGGTGGAATAGAGGAGTTCAAGAGAAGGTGAAAGCAAAAAAGGTGGCGTGTGCGAAGTTGGTAGACAGCAAGGATGACGAAGAGAGGCGAACGAATAGGGAATTGTATAAGATGGCGAGGAAGGAGGCAAAGCTAGCGGTTACGGCGGCAAAGACAACAGCTTTTGAACGCCTGTATGCAGAACTAGAGGACAAAGGCAGGGATAAGAAGTTGTACAGACTAGCCAAGGTGAGGGAGAGGAAAGCGCGTGACTTGGATCAggtgaagtgcatcaaggacgaggatgGTAGGGTACTAGTGGAGGACGCTCTCGTTAGACGGAGATGGCGGTCGTACTTCCCGCAAAGCTCTTGAACGATGAAGGGGACAGAGatattgtgttgggagatttggagtGCTCCGAGAGGTGTCgtgattttggatattgtaggaATATAAAGGTTGAAGAAGTTAAGGGTGTTGTTCGTAAGATGAGTAGGGGAAGAGCGACCGGGCCCGATGAGATTCCGGGAGAATTTTAGAGGGCAGGTTTAGAATGGTTGACTCGACTctttaatgtcatctttaagacgaCTAAGATGCCCGAAGAATGACGATGCAAAAGCAATGATTCCATTGTACGAAGAACGAGGTGACGTtcaaagttgcaacaactacgaGAGGGATCGAAACCTTGCTAAGCCGCCTATGAAAGTGtggggaaagggtggtggagatgagggtgaggagaggcgtGTATCTCGGAGAACCGGTTCGGATTCATCGGGCGCTCGACTATAGAAGCTATTCATCTTGTACGGAGGCGGTGGAGCAATACGgggagaggaagagggacttgcacgtggtattcatcgacctagaaaagcaTAAAACAAAGTGCGAGAGAGgttatggagatgcttggaggctagagGTGTACTGTGGACGTACGTTAGGGTGATCGAGGACATGTATGATGAGCCAAAACCGGGGTAAGGACTTTGGGAGGAGACTCGGAAACCTTCCCAGGTGGTGATGGGGGCACGTCGGGGATCGGCTCTTGCCCATTTTTATTCTCTTGGTGATCGATGGATTGACGCGGCAAATTcgaggtgaggtgccatggtgtatgttatttgcggatgacatagtccgATTGACGAGTCTCGCGGCGGGGTTAACGCCTTcggaggtttggagacaaactctgagtctaaagggttcaagttgagtaggacgACACAGAGTACTTGGGTGCAAGTTCGGTGATATAGTACATGAGGATGACGTGGAAGTGAAGCTTGGCACCCGGGTCATACGGAAagatagtttcaagtatcttgggtctattatacaaggaaatgg
Encoded here:
- the LOC132042181 gene encoding uncharacterized protein LOC132042181; translated protein: FIFALLALVDDGGLESCSRIGVRVRGGRWVKRVSSLRVGSWNIGTLTGKSIELVKILKKRRINIACVQETKWVGSRAQDVDEYKLWFLGRSRDKNGVGILVDNDLREQVVGVKRVSDRLMTIKLVVGGFILHIISAYAPQAGLGGEEKRLFWEDLDEMMGSIPSTEKLFIGGDFNGHIGSISGGYDDVHGGYGFGDRNGGGVALLDFAKAFELMVANSSFPKREEHLVTFRSSVAKTQIDFLLLRKDDKGLCKGAR